The following proteins come from a genomic window of Miscanthus floridulus cultivar M001 chromosome 2, ASM1932011v1, whole genome shotgun sequence:
- the LOC136536687 gene encoding probable protein phosphatase 2C 7, producing MACDGGVKEQEGPSAASAAPSPAAVARARARAARPPRPRSRKGLGARHPLKPYRILAALQRANARVREAGEATLVAALAAAQKESERENEVVPDVCGGWKSEDGSLNCGYSSTRGRRATMEDFFDIKSSRIDDKQINFFGVFDGHGGTRAAGYLKQHLFENLLKHPAFVGDTKSAMSESYKKTDADFLDAEGNIQVGSTASTAVLIGNHLYVANVGDSRAVMSKAGKGSIFLKFYRFTSQLILYSKLACP from the exons ATGGCGTGCGATGGCGGCGTGAAGGAGCAGGAGGGCCCCAGCGCGGCGTCTGCGGCCCCAAGTCCTGCGGCTGTGgctagggcgagggcgagggcggcgCGGCCTCCGAGGCCCAGGAGCCGCAAGGGGCTAGGCGCGCGGCACCCGCTGAAGCCCTACCGAATCCTTGCAGCCCTCCAGAGGGCGAATGCCAGGGTGAGGGAAGCGGGGGAGGCGACCCTCGTGGCAGCCCTCGCGGCGGCGCAAAAGGAGAGCGAAAGGGAGAACGAGGTGGTGCCCGATGTGTGCGGCGGGTGGAAGAG TGAGGATGGAAGTTTAAATTGTGGATACTCAAGCACTAGAGGTAGAAGGGCAACCATGGAAGACTTCTTTGACATAAAATCTTCTAGAATTGATGATAAACAAATAAACTTTTTTGGAGTATTTGATG GTCATGGAGGTACCCGTGCTGCTGGGTATTTGAAACAACACTTATTTGAAAACCTCCTGAAACATCCAGCGTTCGTTGGTGATACTAAGTCTGCAATGA GTGAGTCCTATAAAAAAACTGACGCGGATTTCTTGGATGCTGAAGGCAATATTCAAGTTGGATCGACTGCATCAACAGCAGTTTTGATTGGCAACCATCTGTATGTGGCAAATGTTGGTGATTCAAGGGCTGTAATGTCAAAGGCAGGCAAAGGTTCTATTTTTCTTAAATTCTATCGCTTCACTAGTCAGTTAATATTGTACAGCAAACTTGCATGTCCATGA